Below is a genomic region from Cryptosporangium minutisporangium.
TCCCGTCCGGGAGGGGCCGGACGCGGTGACGGCGGCCGACCACCGTTGGCTCGGGAGGTTTACGCTGCCGCTTGGCGGGCGTGGATCGCGTACGTCCGCGCATCGCGCCAAGGAGGCTTCCGTGTTCCTGTCCTTCCAGCGGCTCGCGCAGTGAGCGACACGCCGGCGTCCGCGCTGATCGAGGCGATCGCGGCCCGCCCCGCGGAGGAGCGGGAGGGCGAGCTGATCCAGGTCCTCGTGGACGCGTTCGAGCCGCTGATCGAGGCCGCCCCCACTGCGTTCCGCACGAAGTTCCGGAAGATGGCGGCCGATCCGTTCGCGTTCTACCGCGGCAGCGCCTGCGTGTTCTACGCCGACGTCACCGACGAGCGGATCGACGTCGAGGACCCGTGGACCGACGAGCGCACCCGCCGGGTCTGGATCCAGGGCGACCTGCACTGCCAGAACTTCGGCACGTACATGGACTCGTCCGGCGTCCTGGTGTTCGACGTCAACGACTACGACGAGGCCTACGTCGGCCACTACACCTGGGACCTGCAGCGTCTTGCGGCGAGCCTCGCGTTGCTCGGCTTCGGAAAAGCACTGTCGGACGCGACGATCGAGCGAATGATCCGCGCGGTGTCCGACGCGTACCTGAGCACCGTGCGGCGGTTCGTCGCGCACCACGGTGACGAGGAGTTCCGGCTGACGCTGGACAGTGCCACCGGCGTCCTCCGGAACGTCCTGCTCGACTCCCGGATGCAGACCCGGATCGCCTTGCTGCAGCGGACCACGACGATCCGGAACTCCGACCGGGTGTTCCGGGAGGGACCGGGCGTCCGGCTGCTCGACGCCGCCGAGAAGGCCACGGTGGAGGACGCGTTCCGCCGGTACCTGGAGACGATCCCGGCGGGCAAGCGCAAGGACGTCCACAGCTACCTGGTGAAGGACATCGTCGGGCGGTCCGGGTTCGGGATCGGATCGGCCGGGCTACCCGCGTACAACCTGCTGGTGGAGGGCGCTACCCAGGCGCTGGAGAACGACGTCGTGCTCTCGATGAAGCAGGGAAACGTCGCGTCGCCCAGCCGGGTGATTCCGGACGCGGAGATCCGCGGCTACTTCCAGCACCACGGACACCGCACGGCGGTGTCGCAGCGCGCGCTGCAGGCGCACGCCGACCCGTGGCTGGGGTGGACGGAGATCGACGGCGTCGGCCAGGTCGTGCAGGAGCTCTCGCCCTACGAGAACGACATCGACTGGTCGGACGTGAACGAGCCGGACGACATCCTGCCGCTGCTCGACCAGCTCGGACAGGCGGTGGCGAAGGTGCACTGCGTGTCGGACGCCGATAGCGAGCAGAGTCTGGTGAAGTTCCAGACCGAGGAAGCGATCGTCACCGCGATCGGTGACCGGGACGAGGAGTTCGCCACCGATCTGGTGACGTTCGGGTTGGGGTACGCGCGGCAGGTCCGCGACGACCACCGGCTCTTCGTCGACGCGTTCCGCAACGGCCGCATCCCCGGCGTCGACGGGGGATGACCCCACAGGCCCCCCGCCCCGGTGCCGGGTCCGGGGCGGGGCCTCACGGGGCCAGGCCCCCCGACAGCGCTGCTGCCGGGTCCGGGGCGGGGCCTCACGGGGCCAGGCCCCCCGACAGCGCTGCTGCCGGGTCCGGGGCGGGGCCTCACGGGGCCAGGCCCCCCGACAGCGCTGCTGCCGGGTCCGGGGCGGGGCCTCACGGGGCCAGGCCCCCCGACAGCGCTGCTGCCGGGTCCGGGGCGGGGCCTCACGGGGCCAGGCCCCCCGACAGCGCTGCTGCCGGGTCCGGGGCGGGGCCTCACGGCGGCACGGAGCCGGATGCGGCCGTGGCGCGGACGTTGTTCCGGCCGGTTCGGGACGGGAACGCGTTCGAGGTGACGGTCGAGCGGCTGGCGACCGCGATTCGGCTCGGCGCGGTCACCGACCGGTTGCCGCCCGAGCGTGAACTCGCCACGATGCTGGGCGTCAGCCGGATGACGCTCCGCGATGCCCTGCAGGCACTGGCCGACGCCGGGTTCGTCACCTCCCGCCGCGGCCGGGGCGGCGGCACGTTCGTCCGGTACCGGCTCCCCGCTGACCAGGACGTCCACGCGGTCGCGCGCTCGATGGGGGAGACGCTCACCCAGGCGCTGGACTACCGCCGGATCATCGAGCCCGGCGCGGCCGCGCTCGCCGCCGCGACCGCGCTCTCCACCGCCGACCAGCAGTACCTCACCGGGTGCCTCGCCGAGGTCGCCGCCGCCTCCGAGGACGCCGTCCGGCGCCGAGCCGACTCGCGTCTGCACCTGGCGATCGCGAGCATCACCGGCAACGCCCCGCTGATCGCGGCCGTCGCGGACGTGCAGGGCCGGCTGTCCGGGCTGCTCGAACTCATCCCCGTGCTGGGGCACAACATCGCGCACTCGGACGCCCAGCACGCCGAGATCGTCGCGGCGATCCTGGCGGGCGACGGCGACCGCGCCGCCGCCACGATGGCCCGGCACTGCGACGCCACCGCAGCCCTGCTCCGCGGCTTCCTCCACTAGCCGGTCCGGGTGGATCGACGCCGAATCGCACTCCACGGAGTCTCTGAACTGCAACGCGGCGTCGTTCCGCGCGGTCACGCGGGGTAGCCCTCGGCGGCGGTCAGGCGCGCGGGGCGCCGGTGCGGCGGGCGTAGGCGCGGGCCGCCCGGGCTCGGTCACCGCACCGCACGGAGCACCACTGCCGCCGACCCGAGCGCAGCAGGTACCGGATGCACGGCGGTGAGTCGCACGCGGCGAGCCGGGCGGCGTCCGGGCCGCTGAGCAGGTCCGCCGCGTCGGCCGCCAGGGTGCCGAGCGCATGGTCGACGATCTGGTCGGTGGGGTGCGTGGATCTCCGCGTGAAGCCCGTCGAGGAGTCCCACCGCAGCAGAGCCGCGGTCGGGACCCGGCTGAGCGCCTCGTTGACGGCGTCCAGCGCCTCCGTCGAAGCCGGGTGGCCGTCGATCCGGGCCGCGATCAGCGCGCGCACGTGACCTCGGAGCGCGCGCAGCCGCCCGGCGCACACCTCCTGCAGCGCGGCGTCGTCCGGTGCGAGACCGCGCTCGACGAGCCACCGCGTCGCGTCCTCCGGAGTCCCCAGCAGATCGAGGCGCTGCCCACCGGGGAGAGCCACCGCGCTGTCGGCCAAGTCGAGGGCCGGGTGCTCGACGGCCCCGGGCGCGGGCGGAGGAGCGAGGTCGAGTAGTTCCACGGTTCTCACGGTACCGCTTGCCTTCATCCGTGACTAACACCTAGTGTCACGGATAACCCCATACGTATCCGTGAGGAGAACTCGATGATCGTCAACGTCCGTCCCCTCGGTGGTCCCACCGCCCTGATCGAGTACGGCTCCCTGCGCCTGCTCACCGACCCGACGTTCGACGCGCCGGGCGACTACCCGCTCCCCGACGGCCGGTTCCTCACCAAGACGACGCCTCCCCTCGCGAGCGCCGCCGACCTCGGGCGCCTCGACGTGGTCCTGCTCTCGCACGACCAGCACGCCGACAACCTCGACCACGCCGGCCGCGCGCTGCTCGGCGACGTACCGCTCACGCTCACGACCCGCGAGGGGGCCGCTCGTCTCGGCGGCTCGGTGCGGGGATTGGCGCCGTGGGAGGAGGTCACGCTGGAGGGCGACGTCGTCGTGACCGCCGTGCCGGCCCGGCACGGTCCCGAGGGCGCCGAGGCGGCACTGGGGGAGGTGACGGGCTTCGTCCTGACCGGCCAGGATCTCCCCACGGTCTACGTCAGCGGCGACAACGCGTCGTTGGAACTCGTCACGCAGATCGCCGAGCGGTTCGGGCCGGTCGACGTGGCCGTGCTCTTCGCCGGTGCGGTCCGTACGGTCTACTTCGACGGCTCGCTGCTCACGCTGGACAGCGCACAGGCCGCCGAGGCGGCCACGATCCTCGGTGCGCGGCGGATCGTCCCGGTTCACTACGAGGGCTGGGGACACTTCACCGAGGGGTTCGCCACGCTGCGCGGCGCGTACGAGGCGGCCGGGCTCGGTGACCGTGTGCAGTGGAAATGACCTCGCGTATTGCGTCCACGTAAAGGTCTGAACGGAGACCATTGCGCGAGACGCCCGCACGTTCTACGTTGCGCCCAGCAGACGGAGCGCACCTAGGAGGCGGGTCGGTTGGATCTCGAACAGCTACGCGTGGAGATCGCCGGCGGGAAGGTCGACACCGTCGTGCTCGGCTTCACCGACATGCAGGGCCGCCTCCAGGGCAAGCGGCTGGACGCCGAGTACTTCCTCTCCGACGTGCTGGGTCACGCCGCCGAGGGATGTAACTACCTGCTGGCGGTGGACGTCGACATGAACACCGTCTCCGGTTACGCGATGAGCTCGTGGTCCACCGGCTACGGCGACTTCGTCCTCCGGCCCGACCTCAGCACGCTGCACCACATCCCGTGGCATCCCGGCAGCGTCGGCCTGCTCGCCGACCTGGAGTGGCACGACGGGTCGCCGGTGGTGGCCTCGCCGCGCCAGATTCTGCGCAAGCAAGCCGACCGGTTCGCCGAGCGGGGCTGGAAGGCCTACGCCGGCACCGAGCTGGAGTTCATCGTCTACAACGACTCCTACGAGGACGCCTGGAACGCCGACTACCGCAACCTCACCCCGGCGAACCAGTACAACAGCGACTACTCGCTGCTCGGCACCGCCCGGATCGAGCCGTTACTGCGCCGGATCCGGCTGTCGATGTCCAGGGCCGGGCTGACCGTCGAGTCGGCGAAGGGCGAGTGCAACCTCGGCCAGCACGAGATCGCGTTCAAGTACGACGAGGTCACCGCCGCCTGCGATCACCACGTGATCTACAAGAACGGCGCGAAGGAGATCGCGGCGCAGGGGAACGTCAGCATTACGTTCATGGCCAAGGTGAACGAGCGGGAGGGGAACTCCTGCCACATCCACCTGTCGCTGCGTGACTTCTCCGGCGCTCCGGTCTTCGCCGACGGTGAGGGCTTCTCGACGCTGTTCGAGCATTTCCTCGCCGGGCAGCTGAAGTACCTGGCGGAGTTGACGCTGCTGTTCGCGCCGAACATCAACTCGTACAAGCGGTACGCGGAGGGCAGCTTCGCGCCTACCGCGATCGCGTGGGGACGGGACAACCGCACCTGCGCGCTGCGCGTAGTGGGCCACGGCTTTGCGCTGCGGCCGGAGAACCGGGTGCCGGGCGCGGACGTCAACCCGTACCTGGCGTCGGCGGCGATGCTGGCCGCCGGGCTGGCGGGTATCAACGAGGAACTGCCGCTGGAGCCGGAGCTCGTCGGCAACGCGTACGTCTCGGACGCGCCGAGGGTGCCCAAGACGCTGCGGGACGCACGCGAGGCGTTCGCCGGCTCGGCGCTGGCCCGGGAGGCCTTCGGTGACGACGTCGTCGACCACTACCTCAACGCCGCGGACGTCGAGCTGGCCGCGTTCGACGCCGCGGTGACCGACTGGGAGCTGCGCCGCGGCTTCGAGCGTCTGTAGATCAGGAGCTTCATGAGCACCAACACGCTGGACGCCGTCGGCGCCCACGACGTGGTCAACCCGGCGACCGCCGAGGTCGTCGCCTCCGTCCACCTGGCCTCGATCGAGGAGACCGACGCCGCGGTTTCCCGCGCGCGGGCCGCGTGGCCGGCCTGGCGGGACGTCGCTCCGGCCGACCGGGCGCGCCTTCTCCGGCGGTTCGCCGACGTCGTGGACGCACATCTCGAGGAGCTGGCGCTGCTCGAGGTCCGCAACGCGGGGCACCCGATCGGCTCGGCGCGGTGGGAGGCGGGGAACGTCCGGGACGTCCTGGAGTACTACGCGGCGGCGCCGGAGCGGAACTTCGGTAAGCAGATCCCGGTCGCCGGCGGCATCGACGTGACGTTCGCCGAACCGCTCGGCGTGGTGGGTGTCATCGTGCCGTGGAACTTCCCGATGCCGATCGCGGCGTGGGGCTTCGCGCCGGCGCTCGCTGCCGGGAACACCGTCGTGCTCAAACCCGCCGAGCTGACGCCGCTGACCGCGCTGCGGCTGGGCGAACTGGCCCTCGAAGCGGGTCTTCCGGAGGGTGTGTTCACCGTGCTGCCCGGCTCCGGGCGGGTCGCGGGTGAGCGACTGGTGCAGCACCCGGACGTCGCGAAGATCGTCTTCACCGGCTCGACGGCCGTCGGGCAGCACGTGATGTCCCAGTGCGCGTCGACGCTCAAGCGGGTCACGCTGGAGCTCGGCGGGAAGTCCGCGAACATCGTCTTCGCCGACGCCGACCTGGAGAAGGCCGCGGCGTCCGCGCCGGGTGGAGTGTTCGACAACGCGGGGCAGGACTGCTGCGCGCGGTCGCGGATCCTGGTGCAGCGGTCGGTGTACGAGAAGTTCCTCTCGTTGCTGGAGCCCGCAGTGCGGGGAGTTCGGGTGGGCGACCCGAACTCGCCGGCCACCGAGATGGGGCCGCTGGTCAGCGCCGCACAGCGGGACCGGGTGGCGGGGTTCGTCGAGGGCGCCTCGGTGGCTTTCGCCGGGGAGGCGCCGGACGGTCCGGGCTTCTGGTTCCCGCCGACCGTGGTGCTGCCTTCCGGCCCGACCGACCGGATCGTCACCGAGGAGGTGTTCGGTCCTGTCGTCGTGGTGCTGCCGTTCGACGACGAGGACGACGCGGTGCGGATCGCGAACGACACGCTGTACGGGCTGTCCGGTTCGATCTGGACGCGCGACGTCGGCCGGGCGCTGCGGGTCGCGCGCGGCGTCGAGGCGGGCAACCTGAGCGTCAACTCCAACTCCTCGGTGCGCTACTCGACGCCGTTCGGCGGCTTCAAGCGCTCCGGGCTGGGTCGGGAACTCGGCCCGGACGCGCTGGCCGCGTTCACCGAGGTCAAGAACGTGTTCATTGCTGTCTGAGATTCTGGGCGACGGAGGAACTCCGAATGGAACGGCTGGCTGACCGGGTGGCGATCGTCACCGGTGGGGGGAGCGGTATCGGGCTGGCGACCGTGCGCCGGTTCGCGTCCGAGGGTGCACGGGTGGTGGTCGCGGACGTCGACTCGTCTGCCGGTGAGGCGGCGGCGAAGGAGGTCGACGGGATCTTCGTCCGTACCGACGTGACGTCGGAGTCGGACGTCGCGGCGATGGTCGGAGCCGCGGTGGACACGTACGGGCGGCTGGACATCGCGTTCAACAACGCGGGCATCTCCCCGCCGGACGACGACTCGATCCTCACCACCGGCCTGGACGCCTGGCGGAAGGTGCAGGAAGTCAACCTGACGTCGGTGTACCTGTGCTGCAAGGCGCAGATCCCGGTGATGCAGAAGCAGGGCAAGGGCTCGATCATCAACACCGCGTCGTTCGTCGCGCGGATGGGGGCGGCGACGTCGCAGATCTCCTACACCGCGTCCAAGGGCGGGGTGCTGG
It encodes:
- a CDS encoding glutamine synthetase family protein, whose product is MDLEQLRVEIAGGKVDTVVLGFTDMQGRLQGKRLDAEYFLSDVLGHAAEGCNYLLAVDVDMNTVSGYAMSSWSTGYGDFVLRPDLSTLHHIPWHPGSVGLLADLEWHDGSPVVASPRQILRKQADRFAERGWKAYAGTELEFIVYNDSYEDAWNADYRNLTPANQYNSDYSLLGTARIEPLLRRIRLSMSRAGLTVESAKGECNLGQHEIAFKYDEVTAACDHHVIYKNGAKEIAAQGNVSITFMAKVNEREGNSCHIHLSLRDFSGAPVFADGEGFSTLFEHFLAGQLKYLAELTLLFAPNINSYKRYAEGSFAPTAIAWGRDNRTCALRVVGHGFALRPENRVPGADVNPYLASAAMLAAGLAGINEELPLEPELVGNAYVSDAPRVPKTLRDAREAFAGSALAREAFGDDVVDHYLNAADVELAAFDAAVTDWELRRGFERL
- a CDS encoding FadR/GntR family transcriptional regulator; translation: MARTLFRPVRDGNAFEVTVERLATAIRLGAVTDRLPPERELATMLGVSRMTLRDALQALADAGFVTSRRGRGGGTFVRYRLPADQDVHAVARSMGETLTQALDYRRIIEPGAAALAAATALSTADQQYLTGCLAEVAAASEDAVRRRADSRLHLAIASITGNAPLIAAVADVQGRLSGLLELIPVLGHNIAHSDAQHAEIVAAILAGDGDRAAATMARHCDATAALLRGFLH
- a CDS encoding 3-oxoacyl-ACP reductase, translated to MERLADRVAIVTGGGSGIGLATVRRFASEGARVVVADVDSSAGEAAAKEVDGIFVRTDVTSESDVAAMVGAAVDTYGRLDIAFNNAGISPPDDDSILTTGLDAWRKVQEVNLTSVYLCCKAQIPVMQKQGKGSIINTASFVARMGAATSQISYTASKGGVLAMSRELGVQFAREGIRINAISPGPVDTPLLRELFASDPERAARRMVHIPMGRFAEATEIAAAVAFLASDDSSFITASEFLVDGGISGAYVTPL
- a CDS encoding aldehyde dehydrogenase family protein — its product is MSTNTLDAVGAHDVVNPATAEVVASVHLASIEETDAAVSRARAAWPAWRDVAPADRARLLRRFADVVDAHLEELALLEVRNAGHPIGSARWEAGNVRDVLEYYAAAPERNFGKQIPVAGGIDVTFAEPLGVVGVIVPWNFPMPIAAWGFAPALAAGNTVVLKPAELTPLTALRLGELALEAGLPEGVFTVLPGSGRVAGERLVQHPDVAKIVFTGSTAVGQHVMSQCASTLKRVTLELGGKSANIVFADADLEKAAASAPGGVFDNAGQDCCARSRILVQRSVYEKFLSLLEPAVRGVRVGDPNSPATEMGPLVSAAQRDRVAGFVEGASVAFAGEAPDGPGFWFPPTVVLPSGPTDRIVTEEVFGPVVVVLPFDDEDDAVRIANDTLYGLSGSIWTRDVGRALRVARGVEAGNLSVNSNSSVRYSTPFGGFKRSGLGRELGPDALAAFTEVKNVFIAV
- a CDS encoding CGNR zinc finger domain-containing protein is translated as MELLDLAPPPAPGAVEHPALDLADSAVALPGGQRLDLLGTPEDATRWLVERGLAPDDAALQEVCAGRLRALRGHVRALIAARIDGHPASTEALDAVNEALSRVPTAALLRWDSSTGFTRRSTHPTDQIVDHALGTLAADAADLLSGPDAARLAACDSPPCIRYLLRSGRRQWCSVRCGDRARAARAYARRTGAPRA
- a CDS encoding MBL fold metallo-hydrolase; its protein translation is MIVNVRPLGGPTALIEYGSLRLLTDPTFDAPGDYPLPDGRFLTKTTPPLASAADLGRLDVVLLSHDQHADNLDHAGRALLGDVPLTLTTREGAARLGGSVRGLAPWEEVTLEGDVVVTAVPARHGPEGAEAALGEVTGFVLTGQDLPTVYVSGDNASLELVTQIAERFGPVDVAVLFAGAVRTVYFDGSLLTLDSAQAAEAATILGARRIVPVHYEGWGHFTEGFATLRGAYEAAGLGDRVQWK
- a CDS encoding DUF2252 domain-containing protein; this translates as MSDTPASALIEAIAARPAEEREGELIQVLVDAFEPLIEAAPTAFRTKFRKMAADPFAFYRGSACVFYADVTDERIDVEDPWTDERTRRVWIQGDLHCQNFGTYMDSSGVLVFDVNDYDEAYVGHYTWDLQRLAASLALLGFGKALSDATIERMIRAVSDAYLSTVRRFVAHHGDEEFRLTLDSATGVLRNVLLDSRMQTRIALLQRTTTIRNSDRVFREGPGVRLLDAAEKATVEDAFRRYLETIPAGKRKDVHSYLVKDIVGRSGFGIGSAGLPAYNLLVEGATQALENDVVLSMKQGNVASPSRVIPDAEIRGYFQHHGHRTAVSQRALQAHADPWLGWTEIDGVGQVVQELSPYENDIDWSDVNEPDDILPLLDQLGQAVAKVHCVSDADSEQSLVKFQTEEAIVTAIGDRDEEFATDLVTFGLGYARQVRDDHRLFVDAFRNGRIPGVDGG